A genome region from Triticum aestivum cultivar Chinese Spring chromosome 2B, IWGSC CS RefSeq v2.1, whole genome shotgun sequence includes the following:
- the LOC123039797 gene encoding eukaryotic initiation factor 4A-III homolog B-like yields the protein MTGVASARAVTSPPDPAVVEGISIQQCAVTSPPDPAVVNGVSIQQHAVIPIITVHGVIAQAQSGAGKTSMISLFVCQVIETNVHDSVW from the exons ATGACGGGCGTGGCCTCTGCACGCGCCGTCACCTCCCCTCCAGATCCGGCCGTCGTCGAGGGCATATCCATCCAGCAGTGCGCCGTCACCTCCCCTCCAGATCCAGCCGTCGTCAATGGCGTATCCATCCAGCAGCACGCCGTCATCCCAATCATCACCGTCCACGGCGTCATCGCCCAGGCCCAGTCAGGGGCCGGCAAGACCTCCATGATCTCCCTCTTCGTCTGCCAGGTCATTGAGACCAACGTCCACGA TTCAGTGTGGTAA
- the LOC123046761 gene encoding uncharacterized protein, protein MSEEFAALRHTNTWVLVPRPPGVNIVSCKWIFKTKHHMDGSIDKHKARLVARGFTQQHGIDYGDTFSPVVKPTTVRLVLSLAVSRGWILRQIDVSNAFLHGFLAEDVYMQQPPGFEDATYPSHVCKLQRSIYGLKQSPRAWYARLSQRLSQLGFVASRSDASLFIFSQGKIQIYMLVKVDDIVIAGSTPAVVDRLVQSLFASFPIKDLGRLEYFLGLEASFHSGGMTLMQKKYALELLHRVNMENCKATSTPLATSEMNKVCQFLSQPTEDHWEAVKRILRYVKDWAGCVDDRRSTGGFAIFVGPNLSGFCRWFCLRGPGPLPRWLAEGYSRDNHEESAEMTGEKQFHFHDLFDLSIIQQPTALSLGDTRMAFCQVNGFFREYIASRQMEENHVFELTGGNSAVTTQRTGRHLVISESWVRDRVVFESTDFSRLRSLTVFGRWKYYFLSENMKLLRVLDLENASDVVYRDLEKMVKLMRRLKFLSLRGCGAIHDLPSSVGDLRQLQTLDVKYTSIVTLPANIIKLRKLQYIRAGTTSAAKKSPTPNHVVPRLSNFSSGRHLVGVAVPREIGKLTALHTLGIVNVNASGYKVILKEIQKLNHLRKLGVSGINKNNSKRFFLAITYLVHLESLSVRLEDNNEDCFDGTELPLTSLQSLKLYGLGDRLPNWKSQLTMLTKMDLDIARLTEEHVFPLSDVLTPEGIRKPTRGVINFLGELPNLCILRLGVKQLQNDELNVSIITNDPEEYSFKKMKIFEITCSSSSSSKVTFGEKTMKKLEQLTVDFCSGSEFFGLKHLRDLKEVLLKGSSCDEALKADLVAKLENHPKKMKPVVKMEEPLRPVESGSSRRSEILLDDTSLSQSDDEWHLYPSFHLFSMDIVESSSSMLFTNKKNGRYLAKAYLSELLSG, encoded by the exons ATGTCCGAGGAGTTTGCTGCTCTCCGTCACACTAACACCTGGGTGTTGGTGCCTCGGCCACCTGGTGTTAATATTGTGAGCTGCAAGTGGATTTTCAAAACCAAGCATCATATGGATGGGTCTATTGATAagcacaaagctcgtcttgttgctcgcGGTTTCACTCAACAACATGGGATTGACTACGGAGATACTTTTAGCCCGGTGGTGAAGCCTACCACGGTTCGCTTGGTTCTGTCTCTTGCTGTGTCTCGTGGTTGGATCCTTCGACAGATTGATGTGAGCAATGCCTTTTTACATGGGTTCTTGGCCGAAGATGTGTACATGCAGCAGCCACCTGGGTTCGAGGATGCCACTTATCCCTCTCATGTCTGCAAACTTCAGCGGTCTATTTATGGTCTAAAGCAGTCGCCTCGTGCCTGGTATGCTCGTTTGAGTCAGCGCCTTTCGCAGCTCGGTTTTGTTGCCTCTAGATCAGATGCATCTCTGTTCATCTTCTCCCAGGGTAAAATACAAATATACATGCTGGTGAAAGTTGATGATATTGTGATTGCTGGCTCTACCCCCGCCGTGGTGGATCGTCTTGTGCAGTCATTGTTTGCTAGCTTTCCCATCAAAGATTTGGGTCGCCTCGAGTACTTTCTTGGTTTGGAAGCGTCCTTTCATTCAGGGGGCATGACCTTGATGCAGAAAAAGTATGCTTTGGAACTTCTTCATCGCGTCAACATGGAGAACTGCAAGGCCACTTCCACTCCGCTTGCTACTTCCGAGA TGAACAAAGTGTGTCAGTTCCTGTCACAGCCAACGGAGGATCATTGGGAAGCAGTCAAGCGTATTCTGAGATATGTCAAAG actgggcaggctgtgttgatgataggcgctccaCTGGTGGTTTTGCTATATTTGTTGGACCTAACCTT AGTGGTTTTTGCCGGTGGTTTTGCTTGCGTGGCCCTGGACCATTGCCACGTTGGCTTGCTGAGGGTTACTCCAGGGACAACCATGAAGAATCTGCAGAGATGACTGGGGAGAAGCAGTTCCACTTCCACGACCTCTTTGATCTGAGTATAATTCAGCAGCCAACTGCGCTGAGTTTGGGTGACACAAGGATGGCCTTTTGCCAAGTCAATGGCTTCTTCCGTGAATACATTGCCTCACGCCAAATGGAAGAGAATCATGTGTTTGAACTTACAGGCGGCAATAGTGCAGTAACCACCCAACGCACAGGGCGTCACCTTGTGATATCAGAAAGCTGGGTCAGAGATAGAGTTGTGTTTGAGAGCACTGACTTCTCTCGGCTCCGGTCACTAACAGTGTTCGGAAGATGGAAATACTACTTCCTTTCTGAAAATATGAAGCTGCTTCGGGTGCTTGATCTAGAAAATGCATCAGACGTAGTGTATAGAGATCTCgagaagatggtgaagttgatgCGTCGCCTCAAGTTCCTCTCACTGCGAGGATGCGGTGCAATCCACGATCTGCCAAGTTCGGTAGGTGATTTGAGGCAGCTCCAGACTCTAGATGTCAAATACACCTCCATAGTCACTCTCCCAGCCAACATCATCAAGTTACGCAAGCTGCAGTACATCCGTGCAGGCACCACCTCTGCAGCCAAAAAATCACCCACACCAAATCATGTAGTGCCCCGGCTGTCCAATTTCTCAAGTGGTCGTCACCTAGTTGGTGTTGCTGTACCTCGAGAAATCGGGAAGCTGACAGCGCTGCACACGCTTGGTATTGTGAATGTCAATGCTTCAGGGTATAAGGTTATCCTAAAAGAAATCCAGAAGCTCAACCACTTGCGCAAGCTCGGGGTGTCTGGGATCAACAAGAATAACAGCAAGAGGTTTTTCCTTGCAATCACATATCTTGTCCATCTGGAATCACTGTCAGTGCGGCTCGAGGACAACAATGAAGATTGTTTCGATGGTACGGAGCTGCCTTTGACAAGCCTGCAGAGCCTGAAATTGTATGGGCTTGGAGACCGGTTGCCAAACTGGAAATCGCAACTCACCATGCTCACAAAGATGGATTTGGACATAGCCAGACTGACAGAAGAGCATGTCTTCCCCCTGTCGGATGTGCTCACACCAGAAGGAATAAGGAAACCGACTAGGGGGGTCATCAATTTCCTTGGCGAGCTACCAAATCTGTGCATTCTCCGTCTTGGTGTTAAGCAGCTTCAAAATGATGAGCTCAATGTGTCTATCATTACAAATGACCCGGAGGAATACTCTTTCAAGAAAATGAAGATCTTTGAGATTACCTGCAGCTCCAGTTCCAGCTCGAAAGTTACTTTCGGAGAGAAGACGATGAAAAAACTTGAGCAGCTGACGGTTGACTTCTGCAGTGGCTCCGAGTTCTTTGGCCTGAAGCATCTACGTGATCTCAAGGAAGTCCTGCTCAAGGGTTCCAGCTGTGACGAAGCACTCAAGGCTGATCTCGTCGCAAAGCTTGAGAACCACCCAAAGAAAATGAAACCTGTTGTGAAGATGGAGGAGCCTCTTCGTCCTGTTGAGTCAGGGAGTTCCAGGCGGTCAGAAATTTTGCT TGATGATACTAGCCTGTCGCAGTCAGATGATGAGTGGCATCTGTACCCGTCGTTTCATTTGTTTAGTATGGATATCGTTGAG AGCTCGTCATCAATGTTATTTACCAACAAGAAAAATGGTAGGTACCTAGCAAAGGCTTACCTGTCTGAGTTGTTGTCTGGGTGA